The Hyphomicrobiales bacterium nucleotide sequence CGGCGACGGAGTTGGCGACCTTGGCGGCGACGGCCGGATCGGCGGACGTGAAACGCACCGCGATGACGCGGGAATTGCTCAGCTTGACGATGGAAAGCCGATTGTAGAAGACCTTCATCGCCCGCTCCTCGGGCGACAGCAGCCTCGGATCGCGGACCACGCCGGTCAGCACCAGGAGCCGCTTGGGCAGCGACATGCCGTTGTTCAGGAAATCGAACTCCGCAAGCCCCGTGAGCTTGAGCTCGCGAATGACGGTGGCGGCAAGATCGCGCGCATTGAGCAACTGGACATGGCTCTCGATGTCCTGTGTGTCCGGCAGGGCCCGCTCCGCCGGCTCGCCTTGGGGGCGCGCGAAAACCGACTGGGTATCCTCGATCAGAATGTCGGCTCCCGACGTGTAGCGCGGCGTGACCACGTTGAGATAGCCGTAAGCGAGCGTCAGCAACAACACCGACGGCCCGATGACCCATTGCTTGCGACGCCAAATGGATTTGGCCAGATCGACGATCGTCACGCCGTCGCCGTCCGCGAATTCGACGCCATCCTCCGCGTCGGCGTGCGGTTCATCCATACGAGACCTCATCCACGGCGAATCTAGGGGTGGTTCGCTGGTCGCAGTAGAGCCGCACTAGGGTAACCAAGTGGTTAACGTTTCCCGCCGCCGGCCCGTGTCGAGCAAGAATGTTGCGGAGAGGGATTGTTAACCATGGCCGCGTAAGAAAAACCTATGATGCAAGCATCAATGCGTCGGCTTGCCATGTGTGTTCGAACGCTTTTCGCGCTTCTGATCTTCGGACTTGCGCTCGCCGGCTGCGCCGGCGAGGCAACCCAGAAGCTGGCTTTCGCCGACGGCGGCAACGAGCCTTATCGGCTCGACAGCGGCGACAAGCTCTGGCTTTCGCCGACGGCGGCAACGAGCCTTATCGGCTCGACAGCGGCGACAAGCTGCGGATCGTTGTTTTCGGCCAGGAAACCCTGACCAACAGCTATTCCGTCGATGGCGGCGGTAATATCGAGAACTGGTCGGTGCTGTTCGACCTCTACATTCTGCTGCGCACACCCCTCTCGCTGCTGAAGCACGAGAGCGCCTATTAGCCGTGTACGCAATGCCCAGCCACGCAGGCCGCCGTGCCGGCACACGGCTTGGTTACGCGGCGGTCTGGGCCCTACTCGCCATCTCCGGCATCGTCATGATCGAGCCGGCGCCGTTCGATCTGACCCTGATTCTCGTCGCGGCGCTGATGTTCCTGGCTGGACTGCGGATTCCGGCCTGGTGCGTCACGCCAACCGCCCTGCTCATCCTGTTTCTGGGCTTCGGCGCCATCGCGGCGACGCAAACGCCGGAGCTCGCCGATTCGCTGCGCCACGTGGCGATCACCGCCTATCTGGCGGTCGCCACCCTGTTCTTCAGCTGTTTCGTCTATCGCAACCCGGAACGGGCTCTGAAGGTGATGTTCTCCGGCTACGCCATCGCCGCGGTCATCGCCGTCATTGCCGGCATAATCGGTTATTTCTCGCTGCTCCCGGGGGCCTTTGACCTGTTCACCGAGAACAGCCGCGCGCGCGGCACCTTCAAGGATCCCAACGTCTTCGGTCCATTCGTGATCGCGCCGGCGCTCTATGCCTTCCACCGTCTGGTCGAGGGGGCCGGAAAAGCCGCGCCCTATTGGGCAATGGTCTTCCTTCTGACTACGGTCGGCATCCTGCTCAGCTTCTCGCGCGGCGCCTGGGGGCACTATGTCGTCTCCTTCGCCGTCTGCCTGTTTCTGCTGTTCGCCACCGGGACGTCCGCCAGGCTCAGGCTGCGCGTTACCGCCCTAACCGTCATCCTCGTCCTGCTCGGCGGAGTCGCGCTTGCCGGCATCATCTCCCTTCAGCCGGTCGCGGACCTGCTCAGCGTCCGCTTCCAGCTGGTCCAGGACTACGACGTGGCCGGTGGAGCGGGGCGCTTCGAAGGCCAGGTTTTCGCGCTCAAGCGGATCCTGCACAACCCGTTGGGGCTCGGCGCCTACGGGTTCGCCAGCCTGTGGCCCGGCGGGGCGCCGCA carries:
- a CDS encoding Wzz/FepE/Etk N-terminal domain-containing protein, yielding MDEPHADAEDGVEFADGDGVTIVDLAKSIWRRKQWVIGPSVLLLTLAYGYLNVVTPRYTSGADILIEDTQSVFARPQGEPAERALPDTQDIESHVQLLNARDLAATVIRELKLTGLAEFDFLNNGMSLPKRLLVLTGVVRDPRLLSPEERAMKVFYNRLSIVKLSNSRVIAVRFTSADPAVAAKVANSVA